GCCTGGACCGGGCCGCCGGCCCGGCGCCAGCCGTCGAAGCCGTCCTCGACCATGATGACGTACGGGAAGCCCATCTCGGCGGCGCGCTGGGCGGCGAGGGCGGCCCGGCTGCCGCCCGCCGAGTAGAAGACGAGTTCCTTCGCCGGGTCGATGGCGTCGATGCTGTGTGGGCTCTTCGGGTCGAGGTAGAACTCCAGCATGCCGCGCGAGGCGTGGATCGCACCGGGTATCTTCCCGGTCCGCCGGAGTTCGCCCCCGTCCCGGACGTCGACGAACAGCACGTCGTCGTCGCCGAAGCGCGCCAGCGCCTCGGTCGGCTGGTACGCCCGGACCGCCGCTCTCGCCTCCCTGACCAGGTCACGATACCCCTTCGTCAGCGCCACCTGCTGGCGGCGTTCCCCCTGTTCGTGGGACATATCTGTGTCTAGAGTGAACGCGTCCCAGGGAGATAGCTTCGTTCCCGGTTCCGGGCGGCTGAGAATCGGAGACGGCGAGATGCGGGGGGCGTCACGGGCGGTCGCTGGCGCGGCACGGGATTTATGGCCACTGATTGCCTACCCGGCGGTGTGAGCGCCCGTACCACGGCCCTCGACGCCGTCATCTTCGGCGTCGACATCCAGAGCGGGGACGTTCGGGGTGACGCACCTTCTTACGCGCTCGTCGTCTTCGACGGCGACTCCGTCGAACGCGACGTGGTCACCTACCGGAAGCTCCGCCGCCGTATCGACGCCGAGACGCCGGCTATCGTGGCCACGGACAACATGTACGAACTCGCCGAGGACAAGGACGACCTGGTCCGGTTCCTCGGGAGTCTCCCGGACGAGACACGCCTCGTCCAGGTGACGGGTGACGAACAGCCCGAACCCCTCTCCCGCGTCGCCTCCCGGCACGGGGTTCCGTATGGGAAAGACCCGATGCAGGAGGCCGAGGCGGCCGCACGCCTCGCGGCCGGCAACGTCGGCTACGAGGTCAGCGCCTTCACGGACACGACACGGGTGAAGGTCTCGCGCGGTCGCTCGACCGGCAAGGGCGGCTGGAGCCAGGACCGATACACGCGGCGCATCCACGGGAACGTCAAGAAGCGCGCCCGCGAGGTCGAGTCGACGCTCGACGAGGCGGGCCTGGACTACGAGGTGGACGTGACCGAGAAGTACGGCGGCTACTCCAGCGCGGTGTTCTCGGTCGACGCCCACCCCGCCGACATCCCCCTCTCGCGGAACCGCTCGGGCGACACCCGCATCGAGATCGAGCGCGAGCGCCGCGACGGCATCGAGTTCGAACCCCTCGCGAAGCGCCGCGACCACGTCATCGTCGGGGTCGACCCCGGGACGACGACCGCGGTCGCCATCGTCGGCCTCGACGGGCAGGTGCTCGACGTGCTCTCGACCCGGACCGCGGACATGGCCGCCGTCATCGAGTGGGTCGTCGAGCGCGGTCGACCGGTCATCGTCGCCGCCGACGTGACGCCGATGCCGAACACGGTCCAGCGCGTCCGGACCAGTTTCGACGCCGTCGGCTGGGAGCCCGACAGCGACCTGCCCATCGACGAGAAGCAACACCGGACCCGCGAGGTCGGCTACGACAACGACCACGAGCGCGACGCGCTCGCGGCGGCCCTGTTCGCCTACGACGACCACGAGGACCAGTTCGCGCGCATCGCCCAGAAGACGCCGCCCCGCCTCGACCGCGGGACGGTCACGGCGAAGGTGCTGGCGGGTGAGGGCGGCGTCGAGGCCGTCATCGCGGAGCTCACCGAGTCCGAGGACGAGGGCGAGGAGGAACACGAGCACGACCCGCGCGAACTCACCGACGAGGAGAAGCGCATCCGCGACCTCGAACGGCAGGTCGAGCGCCTCGACGAGCACGTCGACTCCCTCGAATCGACCATCGCGGAGAAGGACGACCGTATCGACGAACTGGAACAGGAGCTCTCCGAGGCCCGCCGGAAGGAGCGCAAGGAGGCGAAAGAGCGCCGGACCGTCACGCGCCTGGAGCGCCGGAACCGGGCGCTCGAACGCGACCTCGAGGAGAAGGACGAGGAGATAGAGGCGCTGGAGGGCAAACTGAAGCGGCTCAAGGAGCTGTGGAAGCTCGACCACTCGAACTTCGCGGACGTCTCCGAGAAGAAGAAGGGGCTCGTCCCGGTCAAGCCGGTCGAGAAGTTCACGAAGGACGCCATCGACGCGGCCCACGAGAGCTACGGGCTGGCGAAGGGCGACGTGGTGTACCTGCGCGACGCCTCCGGGGCCGGTCCCTCGACCGCGAAGAAGCTCGTCGAGCACGAGCCCCGCGTCGTCATCAAGGACGGCGGACTGTCCGAGGCCGCCGACGAGATACTGTTCGAGCACCGCATCCCGGTCGGCCCGGCCGACGACGTGGCGATGCAGGAGGTCGACGAACTCGCGGTCGCGCGCGAGGACGACGTGAAGTCGGTCATCGCCGACTGGGAGGACCGCGCCGAGGAACGCAAGAAGGACCAGAAGAACGAGATGGTCGACCAGATCATCAGCGAGCACCGGGCCGAGCGCGGGACCGGGCGGTACTGACAGCTACTCTGTTTCTGTCGCGCCCAGCGCCTCCCGAACCGCCGCGTAGTCCTCCTCTTTCCCCCGTGATTCGTAGCCGCTGTCGGGCCAGAGGTCCAGCCCGTCGTCCGCGCGGCGGGGGGCGACGTGCAGGTGGAAGTGCGGGACCGACTGCTGGACGCCGGTGTCGTGGAGGAGGTTCACGCCGTCGAAAGCGGCCGCTTCGAGGCGGGTCGCGATGTCCTTCGCGTGGTCGGTGACCGCCCGGAGCGACGCCGCGGGGATGTCGAACAGGTTCTCGTGGTGGGCCTTCGGGACGACCAGCAGGTGGCCCTCGGAGACGGGGTCGAGTGGGGCGAACGCGAGCGTCTCGTCGGTCTCGTCGAGCAGGGTGGCCTCGGCCTCGTCCGCGACGATGGCACAGAAGACACAGTCCATACCGGTGCGTGGCGGCTGGTCCCCGTCAGCGTTCCCCCGGCGTGATACCGGTACTCACGCCAACCCGAGGAGGGCCGCGCCGTCGAACTCGACGAAGAAGAGGTATATCTGGTAGACGCCGGCGACGACCAGCAGGGCCCCGGCGGCGCGGGTGATGCGCCCCGTGTTGCGGGTGAGCCGACGCACGAGCACGTCCCGGCCGACCGCGGTCGCGACCGTCAGGAGTATCATCAGGACGCTCATCCCGGCGGCGTAGGCGACCAGCCGGGCGATTCCAGCACCGGGGTCCGTCGTCAGCGCGCCGAGGACGACGCTGAAGAACAGGGGCGCGGTACAGCCCGCGGCGGCCGCGGCGTACACCACCCCGAAGGCGACGTACCCCGAGGCCGAGCGCTCTCGCTCGGGGAGGACCACCTGCTGGAGGCT
This window of the Haloarchaeobius amylolyticus genome carries:
- a CDS encoding rhodanese-like domain-containing protein yields the protein MSHEQGERRQQVALTKGYRDLVREARAAVRAYQPTEALARFGDDDVLFVDVRDGGELRRTGKIPGAIHASRGMLEFYLDPKSPHSIDAIDPAKELVFYSAGGSRAALAAQRAAEMGFPYVIMVEDGFDGWRRAGGPVQAVTVAN
- a CDS encoding DUF460 domain-containing protein, whose protein sequence is MSARTTALDAVIFGVDIQSGDVRGDAPSYALVVFDGDSVERDVVTYRKLRRRIDAETPAIVATDNMYELAEDKDDLVRFLGSLPDETRLVQVTGDEQPEPLSRVASRHGVPYGKDPMQEAEAAARLAAGNVGYEVSAFTDTTRVKVSRGRSTGKGGWSQDRYTRRIHGNVKKRAREVESTLDEAGLDYEVDVTEKYGGYSSAVFSVDAHPADIPLSRNRSGDTRIEIERERRDGIEFEPLAKRRDHVIVGVDPGTTTAVAIVGLDGQVLDVLSTRTADMAAVIEWVVERGRPVIVAADVTPMPNTVQRVRTSFDAVGWEPDSDLPIDEKQHRTREVGYDNDHERDALAAALFAYDDHEDQFARIAQKTPPRLDRGTVTAKVLAGEGGVEAVIAELTESEDEGEEEHEHDPRELTDEEKRIRDLERQVERLDEHVDSLESTIAEKDDRIDELEQELSEARRKERKEAKERRTVTRLERRNRALERDLEEKDEEIEALEGKLKRLKELWKLDHSNFADVSEKKKGLVPVKPVEKFTKDAIDAAHESYGLAKGDVVYLRDASGAGPSTAKKLVEHEPRVVIKDGGLSEAADEILFEHRIPVGPADDVAMQEVDELAVAREDDVKSVIADWEDRAEERKKDQKNEMVDQIISEHRAERGTGRY
- a CDS encoding HIT family protein; the protein is MDCVFCAIVADEAEATLLDETDETLAFAPLDPVSEGHLLVVPKAHHENLFDIPAASLRAVTDHAKDIATRLEAAAFDGVNLLHDTGVQQSVPHFHLHVAPRRADDGLDLWPDSGYESRGKEEDYAAVREALGATETE
- a CDS encoding cytochrome c biogenesis CcdA family protein — protein: MDLLASSWLWYAFTLGAGAFFAPCAFPLLPGYVSYYVGTSAGEGDAGHQQVSTATVLRAVGVALLVSLGFFAVYGLLGGVVVALGTRYLQHIAILELVVGALMILLGAAMAAGVKVSLQQVVLPERERSASGYVAFGVVYAAAAAGCTAPLFFSVVLGALTTDPGAGIARLVAYAAGMSVLMILLTVATAVGRDVLVRRLTRNTGRITRAAGALLVVAGVYQIYLFFVEFDGAALLGLA